In a single window of the Prochlorococcus marinus CUG1415 genome:
- a CDS encoding carbohydrate porin has translation MKLSTQKLFAPALVGTIMPLAIHAGGMNHHDHHMHDDSHMNMNDSFPSTMFMGKSTFVLGGVDGVTGREAVTFNYDLKLMGMTSFTGEDMLMTAIRAGNFNMMAPFGMMGASRLDTAFNSTDNLEVHKLFYKFPLGDNFKVTFGPKLRQDDLLGVKPTSYPGDDGILFVLNQAGANDTYSKKMGAGAGVTYSKDNLIASTVLVSENASSTNGILTNEGSDIITTQLAWVDDSYTLAFAYTYSDGGNTDNSADANDYSSYGINGTYNFFNQSDALPSSISAGFGWKNPDNDDNPDTAANSVEDGNTWTIGMFWNDVIQEGNNLGFAIGTAETHRDDDGYDNPLAWETFYQMQINDSISITPSIFSVQKDGADDVTGVLVKTSFKF, from the coding sequence ATGAAACTTTCTACTCAGAAATTATTTGCACCTGCTTTGGTTGGAACAATTATGCCTCTTGCTATTCATGCAGGAGGAATGAATCATCATGATCATCATATGCATGATGATTCTCATATGAATATGAATGATTCGTTTCCATCAACGATGTTTATGGGAAAGAGTACGTTTGTTTTGGGAGGTGTTGATGGTGTAACAGGTAGAGAGGCTGTGACTTTTAATTACGACTTAAAGTTAATGGGAATGACTAGCTTCACAGGAGAAGACATGTTGATGACCGCTATTCGAGCTGGAAATTTCAATATGATGGCTCCCTTTGGAATGATGGGAGCATCTAGGCTAGATACAGCATTTAACAGTACTGATAATCTTGAGGTTCACAAGCTCTTTTATAAGTTTCCTTTAGGAGATAATTTCAAAGTCACTTTTGGTCCTAAACTTCGTCAAGATGATTTACTTGGTGTTAAGCCAACTTCTTATCCAGGTGATGATGGCATTTTATTTGTTTTAAATCAAGCAGGTGCTAATGATACCTATTCAAAAAAAATGGGTGCAGGAGCAGGAGTTACTTATTCTAAAGATAATTTGATAGCAAGTACGGTGCTCGTTTCAGAGAATGCCTCTTCTACTAACGGTATTTTAACAAATGAAGGAAGTGACATTATTACTACACAGCTTGCATGGGTAGATGATTCATATACTCTAGCCTTTGCTTATACATATTCTGATGGTGGAAATACAGATAATAGTGCTGATGCTAATGATTATTCTTCGTATGGAATAAATGGTACTTACAATTTCTTTAATCAGTCAGATGCTTTACCTTCTTCCATAAGTGCTGGTTTTGGATGGAAGAATCCAGATAACGATGATAATCCAGATACAGCAGCAAATTCTGTTGAGGATGGTAATACATGGACAATTGGGATGTTTTGGAACGATGTAATTCAAGAAGGAAATAACCTAGGATTTGCTATTGGAACAGCGGAAACTCATAGGGATGATGATGGTTATGATAACCCTTTAGCCTGGGAGACTTTTTATCAGATGCAAATCAAT
- a CDS encoding DUF3721 domain-containing protein — protein MKQTLILSPIFLISILFSLGCTSKVEETKTPALFETRKEAEKAAKSFNCTGAHKMGNKWMPCATHEAHESSHDKDKKHHNHHHHH, from the coding sequence TTGAAACAAACATTGATCCTTTCTCCAATTTTCTTAATAAGCATCCTATTTAGTCTTGGCTGCACTTCAAAAGTTGAAGAAACAAAAACCCCTGCACTTTTTGAAACCAGAAAAGAGGCTGAAAAAGCTGCTAAAAGTTTTAATTGCACTGGAGCTCATAAAATGGGGAATAAGTGGATGCCTTGCGCAACTCATGAAGCTCATGAAAGTTCTCATGACAAGGACAAAAAGCATCACAATCACCACCATCATCATTAA